In the Salvelinus namaycush isolate Seneca chromosome 35, SaNama_1.0, whole genome shotgun sequence genome, one interval contains:
- the LOC120029698 gene encoding helicase SRCAP-like, whose translation MFDNATYQGKEYVDGTLISILEVESTEALCPTPQTGAVCSRSSTEGGSSGEEAVQQRTPPAVDVLGDNPQAAQNVAAAPLPPLDNTTTSHPERHGRVSENNTPTETHPNDNTKDSLERGAMMETPLVSELVLSADAQGAVMHGGETSLELPEEVQVDQCVFLEEHLPCPTLTETPVETQQDVYRTVNVTATEANPEASRSTLSSGIIDPKLLLLKRGDTPLLKHPPSLLLGVSRQQSSSLTQASTSSFSCGSDTAPVLECLPKAVSVAVPLPEPVPVSSHRDQTEPSVKREPTAAPPAIPATNTPSQSRMTPPSTPTPCKSDKEALAPIKTSTGKAVTVSQTLNPLNIINASSKPLSAPKLPSTSGNVTRRKLSSSSRGGSQSGPPPVIRPRLAGVKGPGLSSPTEESSDEADLAVKAQPSRRSMVNPSPAVSKVRQWIADRVTQNWSPASSSTSYPSPGLSSFIDWTPSTTPLILRGAQGRFLSPPFMGPGGSSPSDPVTPHRPRMERRADMAELAKHEAEIEGRTVALRREGFWSMKRLTRLTEPVRPKVHWDYLCEEMQWLSADFAQERRWKRGVARKVVRMVMRHHEELRQKEEKAKRDEHAKIRRVASNIAKEVRAFWSSVEKVVQYKQQSRLEEKRKKALDLQLDFIVGQTEKYSDLLSQALETAPAGNSEPAPSPPRNSLPLVVDEDDRDFEPPCGGEEEDDDEETIDVEEEQDGNDPETQRREIELLRQEGTMSLAELLSTLKQPLSQDSEEECSDNLSTTVDEDAEFTANEEDAEDEEDTIAAQEVVEGEADHAGELDDLAKEGDMTVEELLEKYKGAYASDFEEPSASASPASSEESENSVDEEEESEEDENDVESNITTSDNEDSDEEEVIDNDEEDSDEDECDEGMEILLKEGDHSPPLPTGPRPKKEISHIAATAESLQPKGYTLATTKVKTPIPFLLVGQLREYQHIGLDWLVTMYEKKLNGILADEMGLGKTIQTIALLAHLACEKGNWGPHLIIVPTSVMLNWEMELKRWCPGFKILTYYGSQKERKLKRQGWTKPNAFHVCITSYKLVLQDHQAFRRKSWRYLILDEAQNIKNFKSQRWQSLLNFNSQRRLLLTGTPLQNSLMELWSLMHFLMPHVFQSHREFKEWFSNPLTGMIEGSQEYNEGLVKRLHKVLRPFLLRRIKVDVEKQMPKKYEHVVRCRLSKRQRFLYDDFMAQASTRETLANGHFMSVINILMQLRKVCNHPNLFDPRPIHSPFITKPIVFHTASLVQRALEISPFKRGDLSLFDLVGLEGSVSRYKADVFLPRRKVSGQLIQEIMESPDPPPRPKPVRMKVNRMFQPLPKADGCTVLMVNNPRLTCPVTPAAQAPRPRLIQDVTPTLTPSPLVQQAVYSVAPTAPSRPPVHPSGPCAVGTVVRSGSPMPVLAVRSPTASCNPATHSTPPSSNVMTQRVLLSPDMQARLPSGEVVSIAHLASLAGRPVSSCQGSKPVTFQLQGNKLTLSGTQLHQVPVAPPRPVQGNFMHLVTSGGQHHLISQPAQVAVFSSANTHAATPSPAPSEIQLPLNASQVPSSMVTSSGIVKIVVRQSSKEGGGVPTLAVPPSPRVAPQASPSIHHHANTNIALRSPLAHCHPGPVTAQYTLAPPRTPTSVTIRTSTPAPPRIPTPAPPRTPIPAPPRTPTPAPLQNPTPAPSQPEPPRPVLKVVKGPAETSTEQKARLNSLSTREESSNTKSAVPKSGSHVGGFVPPRPRAQPRPHPRSPFYMSWLADSRKKQRDSRLAQIIRINDLHCSAKPVYGHEVLDFLTFLPGSCPAPAPRALGQWGRSGHTACLFAQSHSTVDYWDQSRALREAIHTTEDRLQLLKDVIERFTFVIPPVEAPTITMHSCHPPPSLSHKQAVFTSLLSSQVAPLTRSLHRIQCNMRTHFPDLRLIQYDCGKLQTLHTLLRRLKEGQHRVLIFTQMTRMLDVLEQFLGYHGHIYLRLDGSTRVEQRQSLMDRFNADRRIFCFILSTRSGGVGVNLTGADTVVFYDSDWNPTMDAQAQDRCHRIGQTRDVHIYRLISERTVEENILKKANQKRMLGDMAIEGGNFTTAFFRQQTIRELFDVTEGEKKEMIVELSVPQPEEEETVNKQSTTILEQALCRAEDEEDIVAASQAKAEQVAELAEFNEAIPLDEAGEGRDPEEEELSKAEQEIAALVEQLTPIERYAMNFLEDSLEDVCKEELKQAEEQVEAARKGLDQAKEEGLKLQAGSSDNDDEDFSSQPAEEPSTPGSGRRPRKHKEKGAPSTRTSGRLRGTTASPPPTSPEPDTPTTTPREVPERLRSALRGRGGNKDTTTPARTEHPRAHTTSSRLQESAKPAATTPASPRDSSLISGSAAPLLRTQSHSSSVPSTAISPPAGKPLTQPGESDTESPRREQGVCVSSDSMCPVDHQSYSAQTRDYDSRDQKSLSPPLVCSLSRSPRKRQSADGEVLLGLPEHSPSAKVLRKLPGRLVTVVEDKEPRKRRRGTGTGGGSSEETEHAESGRGSDVPSRDATSQAPDKTNQSPKEKEKGTASKYSSKITNLPEDPLRHTHPARNYPPYSPPHHSPDMPVLRNLPVRRRLESESRVAAQLGEQGLGRGRGGNYHRKMDTQPGKEGNASSGTNVANSTPPLKRKRGRPPKTPLRVVEPQPEHLSPPHPKLPSEEGRPPFSPKRKRGRPRKNLTTVTNAVGAGKNSNAPTASTTSQAGTLSDTAAADTEPLAPSAPTKPQTVATSAVCTSQASPSTKAEDSTATLKADTKTEFPTTTPTAILASSPAQVLTTTAIPAPSRTQVPTSIPISVSTSNSTDVPASSSSSISTSVPVAVPSTSSPTVPALNSTSVPASSSPTVSTPSSHTISTSRMTFGHASRSTSGPIRIPTAVLTSTLAQFLTSRPRVTTSPPVSTSPSISTTTTTQIFTPTPNKISTPPLAQITIPTPAQIPKIATSASTPTSTPTPTFTHVKPTLTPVPTAVVTTNLPTLSKPTTTSIANLTTISTPAPPRIVTTVTPAPTTAATAAPATTSIPTSTKITTTTPTPGPTPTITSTATPDPTTTVTHVKPTHTPVPTAITTASVPIPNTIPAAAPTRTVTTVTAAPATTSITTSTKITSTPTITSTATPDPTTTVKPTHTPVPTAYTTTSVPIPNTIPAAATTRTVTTVTAATTTTPNPTPSQVPTTKIHTQISTPSSTQVPPLAQNPVTSSISTAVAATENQALEPAPVETAHNRDSEKITDMEVEEDGEEEISDSQPKKRKVENSPEAKDTVPEAPVAPRPEATDKQKVEESVGDDRATSKKRPLSRGSSQESVRSSSPSSVCSTSTPTRSAQHKKGAEKRAPAKRMRGEVCSDPEKGEGKTEKDFTNATQRRQSRSSSSDSDTSETRKERLLTRSAQSRQETEGDGESNGRIGRPARSSERVGRTVSNNTGTDESGSQTSSVRVTRKSSVPQPTPERKPQSNSVPSSPSQPEVLGKRCSALNAAAKLLAMRGRIDTPGSRKDPAAKTSGQNATSPASSDKNQKSKSKSAPATPQTNCNNKVGSSKTTPNQSSRTAARSTRQCPGPLVPALETNSKRGSKKEEKEKKKPSEGKEESERETRSSRGHSACSSMSSDGGGSSRSQSSSSSLSSQSTGPRRNYSRAPSSGSERERSTERGRRRSHRKEGEGRGRETRKERKERHAQKRERLSQEGNAGSGEGTPDRVLRSVAAMAAAQARTPAANTRSSSAQHSKT comes from the exons ATGTTTGATAATGCCACATATCAGGGAAAAG AATATGTGGACGGGACCTTAATCAGCATCCTGGAAGTGGAAAGCACGGAAGCGCTGTGTCCCACACCGCAGACAG GTGCAGTGTGTAGCCGGAGCAGCACAGAGGGAGGAAGCTCTGGGGAGGAGGCGGTGCAGCAGCGCACCCCTCCGGCTGTGGATGTGCTGGGTGACAACCCCCAGGCTGCGCAAAATGTGGCCGCTGCGCCTCTCCCACCACTGGATAACACGACCACGTCACACCCTGAAAGACACGGACGCGTCAGTGAAAATAACACACCCACAGAGACCCACCCCAACGACAACACTAAGGACAGCCTTGAAAGAGGGGCAAT GATGGAGACTCCACTGGTCTCTGAGCTCGTGCTGTCAGCTGATGCTCAAGGAGCTGTGATGCATGGAGGAGAGACCAGCCTGGAGTTGCCTGAGGAGGTGCAGGTGGATCAGTGTGTCTTCCTGGAAGAACATCTT CCCTGTCCAACACTGACAGAAACCCCAGTGGAGACCCAGCAGGATGTTTATCGTACCGTTAATGTGACAGCAACCGAGGCCAACCCAGAGGCTTCCCGGTCCACGCTCTCTTCTGGCATCATCGACCCAAAACTCCTCCTACTAAAGCGTGGGGACACCCCTCTCCTCAAACATCCTCCCTCCTTATTGTTGGGGGTATCTAGGCAGCAGAGCAGCAGCCTGACGCAGGCTAGCACTAGCAGCTTCAGCTGTGGCTCAGACACAGCACCTGTATTAGAGTGCCTTCCGAAAGCTGTGTCAGTCGCTGTGCCTTTGCCGGAGCCTGTGCCTGTAAGCAGTCATAGAGACCAGACAGAGCCCTCTGTCAAGAGAGAACCCACAGCAGCACCTCCTGCTATTCCCGCTACCAACACCCCATCCCAGTCCCGTATGACCCCTCCATCTACTCCCACACCATGCAAATCTGACAAAGAGGCCTTAGCTCCAATCAAAACATCCACGGGCAAAGCAGTGACTGTGTCTCAAACCCTAAACCCTCTGAACATCATCAATGCATCTTCCAAGCCCCTCTCTGCCCCCAAATTGCCCTCAACATCAGGCAATGTGACGAGGCGTAAACTCTCCAGTTCCTCCAGGGGTGGGAGCCAGTCCGGACCACCGCCTGTCATCCGGCCACGGCTAGCCGGTGTGAAGGGCCCGGGGCTCAGCAGCCCTACGGAGGAGAGCAGTGATGAGGCTGACCTGGCAGTGAAGGCCCAGCCTAGCCGCAGGAGCATGGTCAACCCCAGCCCAGCAGTGAGCAAG GTACGCCAGTGGATAGCAGACAGGGTCACACAAAATTGGTCACCCGCCTCCTCATCCACTTCATACCCCTCTCCTGGCCTATCATCCTTCATTGACTGGACTCCCAGCACTACTCCCCTCATACTCCGAGGTGCCCAGGGCaggttcctctctcctccctttatgGGCCCAGGAGGCTCCTCCCCATCGGACCCTGTCACTCCCCATCGACCCCGCATGGAGCGTCGCGCAGACATGGCTGAACTAGCCAAACAC GAGGCGGAGATAGAGGGCAGGACCGTAGCGTTGAGGAGGGAAGGCTTTTGGTCTATGAAGCGACTGACCCGCCTGACGGAGCCGGTCCGGCCCAAAGTTCACTGGGACTACCTGTGTGAGGAGATGCAGTGGCTCTCGGCCGACTTTGCCCaggagaggaggtggaagagaggggtcGCCAGGAAG GTGGTGCGGATGGTGATGCGACATCACGAGGAGCTGCGGCAGAAGGAGGAGAAGGCCAAGAGGGACGAGCACGCCAAAATCAGACGAGTCGCCTCCAACATAGCCAAGGAGGTCCGGGCCTTCTGGAGCAGTGTTGAGAAGGTGGTGCAGTACAAGCAGCAGTCCCGgttagaggagaagaggaagaaggcTCTGGACCTCCAGCTGGACTTCATCGTGGGCCAGACAGAGAAATACTCTGACCTCCTCAGTCAGGCCCTGGAAACGGCACCGGCTGGGAACAGTGAACCTGCACCCTCACCACCCAGAAATTCTCTTCCACTTGTTGTGGATGAAGATG ACAGAGACTTTGAGCCTCCGTgtggtggtgaggaggaggatgatgatgaggagaccatcgacgtggaggaggaacaggatggCAATGACCCTGAGACCCAGAGGAGGGAGATTGAGctgctgagacaggaggggacCATGTCCCTGGCAGAGCTGCTCAGCACCCTCAAACAGCCCCTTTCACAG GACTCGGAAGAAGAGTGCTCAGACAATTTGTCCACAACAGTGGACGAAGACGCAGAGTTCACAGCCAACGAAGAGGATG CTGAAGATGAGGAGGACACCATCGCAGCCCaagaggtggtggagggggaagCAGATCACGCAGGCGAGCTGGATGACTTGGCCAAAGAAG GTGACATGACTGTGGAGGAGCTGCTGGAGAAGTACAAAGGAGCGTATGCCTCTGATTTCGAGGAGCCCTCGGCATCCGCCTCTCCTGCCAGCTCCGAGGAGTCTGAAAATTCTGTAGACGAGGAAGAGGAGAGCGAGGAAGACGAAAATGATGTGGAAAGCAACATCACCACCTCAG ATAATGAggacagtgatgaggaagaggtcATTGACAATGATGAAGAGGACAGTGATGAAGACGAGTGCGACGAGGGAATGGAGATCCTGCTGAAGGAGGGGGACCACAGTCCCCCTCTCCCAACCGGCCCGCGGCCCAAGAAGGAGATCAGCCACATTGCTGCTACTGCAGAGAGCCTGCAACCCAAAGGCTACACCCTTGCCACAACCAAG GTTAAGACTCCCATTCCGTTCTTGCTGGTGGGCCAGCTGCGTGAGTACCAGCACATCGGCCTGGACTGGCTGGTCACCATGTACGAGAAGAAGCTCAACGGCATCCTGGCTGACGAGATGGGCCTGGGGAAGACCATCCAGACGATCGCCTTGCTAGCTCACCTCGCCTGTGAGAAGG GTAACTGGGGGCCCCATCTTATTATCGTGCCAACCAGTGTGATGCTGAATTGGGAGATGGAGCTGAAGCGCTGGTGTCCTGGATTCAAAATCCTCACTTATTACGGCAGTCAGAAGGAGAGGAAACTCAAGAGACAG GGTTGGACCAAGCCCAACGCCTTCCACGTGTGCATCACCTCCTACAAGCTGGTGCTGCAGGACCACCAGGCCTTCCGTCGCAAGTCCTGGCGCTACCTCATCCTGGACGAGGCCCAGaacatcaagaacttcaagtcCCAGCGCTGGCAGAGCCTGCTCAACTTCAACAG TCAGAGGCGCCTGCTCTTGACGGGCACCCCTCTGCAGAACAGCCTGATGGAGCTGTGGTCCCTGATGCACTTCCTCATGCCCCACGTCTTTCAGTCTCACCGAGAGTTTAAGGAGTGGTTCTCCAACCCCCTCACCGGCATGATCGAGGGCAGCCAGGAGTACAATGAGGGCCTGGTCAAGAGGTTACATAAG GTGCTCAGGCCGTTTCTGTTGAGGAGAATCAAGGTGGATGTGGAAAAGCAGATGCCTAAGAAATATGAGCATGTGGTGCGCTGCCGTCTGTCCAAGAGACAGCGCTTCCTCTACGATGACTTCATGGCACAGGCCTC CACCCGGGAAACGCTGGCCAACGGTCACTTCATGTCTGTGATCAACATCTTGATGCAGCTCCGTAAAGTGTGTAACCACCCCAACCTGTTTGACCCGCGGCCCATCCACTCCCCCTTCATCACCAAGCCCATCGTCTTCCACACGGCCTCCCTGGTACAGAGAGCCCTGGAGATCTCCCCATTCAAG CGCGGTGACCTGTCTTTGTTTGACCTGGTGGGTCTAGAGGGCAGCGTGTCCAGGTACAAGGCCGACGTGTTTCTGCCCCGCCGGAAGGTCAGCGGCCAGCTGATCCAGGAGATCATGGAGTCCCCCGACCCTCCTCCCCGCCCCAAACCTGTCCGTATGAAGGTCAACAGGATGTTCCAGCCCTTACCTAAGGCTGATGGTTGCACGGTGCTGATGGTGAACAACCCTCGGCTCACCTGCCCGGTCACCCCTGCTGCTCAGGCCCCAAGGCCCCGTCTCATCCAGGATGTGACCCCAACCCTCACCCCTTCACCTCTAGTCCAACAAG CGGTGTATTCAGTGGCACCCACTGCCCCTTCACGCCCGCCTGTGCACCCCAGCGGCCCCTGTGCAGTGGGAACTGTCGTGAGGTCTGGCTCCCCAATGCCAGTCCTGGCTGTGCGCTCGCCCACCGCCTCCTGCAACCCCGCCACCCATTCCACCCCTCCTTCCAGCAACGTCATGACCCAACGGGTTCTGCTCAGCCCAGACATGCAGGCCCGACTTCCCT cTGGGGAGGTAGTGAGTATCGCCCACCTGGCCTCGTTGGCTGGGCGTCCTGTGTCGTCGTGCCAGGGCAGTAAGCCTGTTACCTTCCAGCTGCAGGGCAACAAGCTCACCCTGTCTGGAACCCAGCTCCACCAGGTCCCTGTGGCCCCTCCACGCCCAGTACAAG GTAACTTCATGCATCTGGTGACCAGCGGAGGACAGCACCACCTcatcagccagccagcccaggTAGCAGTGTTCAGTTCAGCCAACACCCATGCTGCCACCCCCTCTCCCGCACCCTCGGAAATCCAGCTTCCTCTCAACGCTTCTCAAG TGCCCTCCTCCATGGTGACCAGCTCTGGGATTGTGAAGATCGTGGTACGCCAGTCAAGCAAGGAAGGAGGAGGTGTACCCACCCTGGCAGTGCCCCCTTCTCCCCGCGTAGCCCCCCAGGCGTCACCCTCCATACACCACCATGCCAATACCAACATTGCTCTGAGATCCCCCCTTGCACATTGCCACCCTGGACCCGTCACTGCTCAATACACCCTGGCCCCACCTAGAACCCCTACGTCGGTCACAATTAGAACCTCTACCCCAGCCCCTCCTCGTATCCCTACCCCAGCCCCTCCTCGAACCCCTATCCCAGCCCCTCCTCGAACCCCTACTCCTGCCCCACTTCAAAATCCTACCCCAGCCCCCAGTCAGCCTGAGCCCCCTCGCCCAGTGCTGAAGGTAGTAAAAGGGCCAGCCGAAACCAGCACAGAACAGAAAG CTCGTCTGAATTCTTTGTCAACGCGTGAGGAGAGCAGCAACACTAAATCAGCCGTTCCTAAATCAGGGTCCCATGTTGGTGGATTTGTCCCCCCTCGACCTCGGGCACAACCTCGCCCACATCCTCGCTCCCCCTTCTACATG TCATGGCTGGCAGACAGCCGCAAGAAGCAGCGAGACAGCCGCCTGGCCCAAATCATCCGGATCAATGACCTGCACTGCAGCGCCAAGCCCGTGTACGGCCATGAGGTGCTGGACTTCCTCACCTTCCTCCCGGGCTCCTGCCCTGCGCCGGCCCCCAGGGCCCTGGGTCAGTGGGGCCGCTCGGGCCACACCGCCTGCTTATTCGCCCAGTCCCACAGCACCGTGGACTACTGGGACCAAAGCCGCGCCCTGAGGGAGGCCATCCACACCACTGAGGACAGGCTGCAGCTGCTCAAAGATGTGATAGAAAG GTTTACGTTTGTGATCCCACCGGTGGAGGCTCCGACCATCACCATGCACAGCTGCCACCCCCCTCCATCTCTGAGCCACAAGCAGGCCGTGTTCACCTCGCTGCTCTCCTCCCAGGTGGCCCCGCTCACACGCAGTCTGCACCGCATCCAGTGCAACATGAGGACCCACTTCCCTGACCTGAGGCTGATCCAGTACGACTGCG gtaagCTGCAGACACTCCACACTCTGCTGCGACGGCTGAAGGAGGGCCAACACCGCGTGCTCATCTTCACCCAGATGACCCGCATGCTGGACGTGCTGGAGCAGTTCCTTGGCTATCATGGGCACATCTACCTTCGCCTGGACGGCAGCACCCGTGTCGAGCAGAGACAG tccctGATGGATCGCTTCAACGCGGACCGCCGCATCTTCTGCTTCATCCTGTCCACGCGTAGCGGTGGCGTGGGGGTGAACCTCACGGGCGCCGACACGGTGGTGTTCTACGACAGTGACTGGAACCCCACCATGGACGCCCAGGCCCAGGACCGCTGCCACCGCATCGGACAGACCCGCGACGTCCACATCTACAG GCTGATCAGTGAGCGCACGGTGGAGGAGAACATCCTGAAGAAGGCCAACCAGAAGAGGATGCTGGGAGACATGGCGATCGAAGGAGGCAACTTCACCACTGCTTTCTTCAGACAG caaACCATCAGGGAACTATTTGATGTGAcggagggggagaagaaggagatgatcgtggagcTCTCTGTGCCCCAGCCTGAGGAAGAGGAGACTGTCAACAAACAGAGCACCACCATCCTGGAGCAG GCCCTGTGTCGTGCCGAGGATGAGGAGGACATAGTGGCCGCCTCCCAAGCCAAAGCAGAGCAGGTAGCTGAACTGGCAGAGTTCAACGAGGCCATCCCATTGGACGAGGCTGGTGAAGGGAGGGACCCAGAAGAAGAGGAGCTCTCCAAGGCCGAGCAGGAGATAGCGGCTCTTGTGGAGCAG CTAACTCCTATAGAACGCTATGCTATGAACTTCCTAGAGGATTCACTGGAGGATGTGTGCAAGGAGGAATTAAAGCAAGCCGAG GAGCAGGTGGAGGCTGCCAGGAAGGGGCTTGACCAGGCAAAGGAGGAGGGCCTGAAGCTGCAAGCAGGCTCCTCAGACAACGACGACGAGGACTTCTCATCACAGCCAGCAGAGGAGCCCTCGACTCCCGGGTCGGGCCGCCGCCCACGCAAACACAAAGAGAAAGGCGCCCCCTCCACCAGGACCAGCGGCAGGCTCCGAGGGACCACGGCCTCCCCACCGCCCACTTCGCCAGAGCCCGACACCCCAACCACCACCCCAAGAGAAGTGCCTGAAAGACTCCGCTCTGCTCTGAGAGGACGAGGGGGGAACAAAGACACCACCACCCCGGCTCGCACAGAGCACCCAAGGGCCCACACCACCTCATCAAGGCTCCAGGAATCTGCCAAACCTGCAGCGACAACCCCGGCCTCTCCTAGAGACTCCAGTCTCATATCCGGGTCGGCAGCGCCACTTCTCCGGACCCAGTCCCACTCCAGTTCAGTGCCTTCCACTGCCATCAGTCCTCCAGCTGGGAAACCACTGACACAACCAGGGGAGTCAGACACCGAGTCACCCAGGAGGGAGCAGGGAGTGTGTGTCTCCTCAGATTCCATGTGTCCGGTGGACCACCAGTCATACTCTGCCCAGACCAGGGATTATGACAGCAGGGACCAGAAGTCCCTGTCTCCCCCCTTGGTGTGCTCTCTCTCCCGGTCGCCACGCAAGCGCCAGTCAGCCGACGGGGAGGTCCTGCTAGGCCTCCCGGAACATTCCCCGTCGGCCAAGGTCCTGCGGAAGCTCCCTGGTCGCCTGGTGACAGTGGTGGAGGACAAGGAGcccaggaagaggaggagaggcaccgGAACGGGAGGAGGCTCATCAGAGGAGACGGAGCACGCAGAGTCGGGCCGAGGCTCAGACGTGCCAAGCAGAGACGCTACATCCCAGGCCCCTGACAAAACCAACCAGTCCcccaaagagaaagagaaagggactGCCTCAAAATACTCCTCAAAGATCACCAACCTCCCAGAGGACCCTTTAAGACACACCCATCCTGCCAGAAACTACCCTCCTTACTCCCCACCTCACCACTCCCCTGACATGCCGGTGCTGAGGAACCTGCCGGTGCGGCGGCGGCTTGAGAGTGAGTCTCGCGTGGCGGCCCAGTTAGGAGAGCAGGGTCTGGGCCGAGGGAGAGGAGGGAACTACCACAGGAAAATGGACACTCAGCCAGGAAAAGAAGGCAACGCTTCCTCGGGCACTAATGTTGCTAACTCGACCCCGCCGTTGAAACGAAAGAGGGGCCGACCACCCAAGACTCCCCTCAGGGTGGTGGAACCCCAGCCAGAGCATCTATCCCCTCCCCACCCTAAGTTACCAAGTGAGGAGGGGAGGCCCCCCTTCTCCCCAAAACGGAAGAGAGGTCGTCCCCGTAAGAACTTGACTACTGTAACGAATGCAGTGGGTGCAGGAAAGAACTCAAACGCCCCCACTGCCAGCACCACCAGCCAAGCTGGTACCCTGTCTGACACTGCTGCTGCGGACACAGAGCCACTAGCCCCGTCTGCCCCCACTAAGCCTCAAACTGTGGCCACCTCTGCTGTCTGCACCAGCCAAGCCTCTCCGTCTACCAAAGCTGAGGACTCCACCGCAACATTAAAAGCAGACACTAAGACCGAGTTCCCTACCACAACCCCAACTGCTATCCTTGCGTCAAGCCCAGCTCAAGTCCTTACCACAACTGCTATTCCTGCGCCAAGCCGAACTCAAGTTCCCACCTCAATTCCAATCTCTGTCTCCACCTCAAACTCAACCGATGTCCCTGCCTCAAGCTCATCTTCCATTTCCACCTCTGTTCCAGTTGCAGTCCCCTCCACAAGCTCACCCACAGTCCCCGCCTTAAACTCAACCTCTGTTCCTGCCTCCAGCTCACCCACAGTTTCCACCCCAAGCTCACACACAATATCCACATCGAGGATGACCTTTGGTCATGCCTCAAGGTCAACCTCTGGTCCCATCCGAATTCCAACCGCAGTCCTCACCTCAACACTGGCCCAATTCCTCACTTCAAGACCTAGAGTCACCACTTCACCGCCAGTCTCCACTTCTCCATCAATCTCCACAACAACTACCACACAAATCTTCACCCCTACCCCCAACAAGATTTCCACTCCTCCCCTCGCCCAAATCACTATCCCTACTCCAGCCCAAATCCCCAAAATTGCCACATCAGCCTCTACTCCAACcagcacccccacaccaacaTTCACACATGTCAAACCAACCCTTACTCCGGTCCCTACCGCAGTTGTCACAACCAATCTACCAACACTTAGTAAACCCACCACAACCTCAATCGCAAATCTAACCACAATTTCCACACCAGCCCCACCCAGAATTGTCACCACCGTTACACCAGCCCCAACCACAGCCGCCACAGCAGCTCCTGCCACAACCTCCATACCAACTTCTACCAAAATCACCACCACAACCCCCACACCAGGCCCTACGCCAACCATCACGTCAACTGCTACACCAGACCCTACCACAACTGTCACACATGTCAAACCAACCCACACACCGGTCCCTACCGCGATCACCACAGCCTCTGTTCCAATTCCCAACACCATCCCCGCAGCAGCCCCAACCAGAACTGTCACCACCGTTACAGCAGCTCCTGCCACAACCTCCATAACAACTTCTACCAAAATCACCTCCACACCAACCATCACATCAACTGCTACACCAGATCCTACCACAACCGTCAAACCAACCCACACACCGGTCCCTACCGCGTACACCACAACCTCTGTTCCAATTCCCAACACCATCCCCGCAGCAGCCACAACCAGAACGGTCACCACTGTTACTGCAGCCACTACCACAACACCAAACCCCACCCCTTCCCAAGTACCCACCACCAAAATCCACACCCAGATATCCACTCCAAGTTCAACACAAGTACCCCCCCTAGCCCAAAATCCTGTTACATCCAGCATCTCCACTGCTGTGGCTGCCACCGAGAACCAGGCTTTGGAGCCTGCTCCAGTGGAGACTGCCCATAACAGAGACTCAGAGAAGATAACAGACATGGAGGTAGAAGAGGATGGAGAAGAGGAGATTAGTGACTCTCAACCGAAAAAGAGGAAAGTGGAGAATTCTCCTGAAGCCAAAGACACTGTCCCAGAGGCCCCAGTGGCTCCTCGGCCAGAAGCAACTGATAAACAGAAGGTAGAGGAGAGCGTCGGCGACGACAGAGCCACCAGCAAGAAGAGGCCTCTCAGTCGCGGGAGCAGTCAGGAGTCTGTgcgctcctcctctccctcctcagtgTGTTCCACATCCACTCCCACACGGTCAGCCCAACACAAGAAGGGTGCAGAGAAGAGGGCACCTGCCAAGAGGATGCGAGGGGAGGTTTGCTCTGAcccagagaagggagagggaaagacagagaaagattTCACCAATGCTACTCAGAGGAGGCAGTCCAGGTCCTCCTCTTCAGACTCTGACACCTCTGAAACCAGGAAGGAGCGCCTCCTCACCCGCTCAGCCCAGAGCCGACAGGAGAccgagggggatggagagagcaaCGGGCGGATTGGAAGACCCGCCAGGAGCTCTGAACGTGTGGGCAGGACTGTGTCCAACAACACCGGTACTGATGAGTCTGGCAGCCAGACATCCTCTGTGAGAGTCACCCGGAAATCCTCTGTTCCTCAGCCCACCCCAGAGAGAAAACCCCAGTCCAACAGTGTGCCCTCTAGCCCTAGCCAGCCAGAGGTCCTAGGGAAGAGGTGTTCAGCCCTGAACGCTGCAGCCAAACTCCTTGCCATGCGAGGCAGAATCGACACCCCTGGCAGCAGGAAAGACCCTGCGGCTAAGACCAGTGGGCAGAATGCCACTTCTCCTGCTTCCTCTGATAAGAACCAGAAGTCCAAATCTAAAAGTGCACCAGCCACTCCGCAAACCAACTGCAACAACAAAGTAGGAAGCAGCAAGACAACCCCAAACCAGTCAAGCCGCACCGCCGCACGCTCCACCCGCCAGTGCCCTGGTCCCCTCGTCCCGGCCTTGGAGACGAACAGCAAGAGGGGGAGCAAAAAGGAGGAGAAGGAAAAGAAGAAGCCCTccgagggaaaggaggagagtgAGCGGGAGACGCGCTCGTCCAGGGGCCACAGTGCATGCAGCAGCATGAGTAGCGATGGTGGCGGCAGCAGCAGGAGCCAGAGCAGCAGCAGTAGCCTCAGCTCCCAGAGCACCGGGCCCAGGCGCAACTACTCACGAGCACCCTCCTCCGGCAGTGAACGTGAACGCAGCACCGAGAGGGGCAGGAGGCGCAGCcacaggaaggaaggagagggccgGGGGAGGGAGACCCGGAAGGAAAGAAAGGAGAGGCACGCCCAGAAGCGGGAGAGGCTTTCCCAGGAAGGGAACGCCGGCTCGGGAGAGGGCACCCCGGACAGGGTGCTGCGCAGCGTGGCGGCTATGGCAGCGGCTCAGGCCCGCACACCAGCCGCTAACACCCGCTCCTCCTCTGCCCAACACAGCAAGACATGA